TGTGTTTGAATCAAAGTTTCTGAAGCTTactactaacaaatattgtctgcgtTAGTATGTTATATGTTACTGTCATTCTCACTATTCTAGTCCTACTCCAATCAGAGTCAGTCACCAAATACggtcaaaacggataatattgTTAGCGATGGGCTTAGGTTGCTACCAATATAATAATTGATGTAACATATACcttctaattttgtttcacaCATGAGTCGTTAGATCGATTTTCATCTTACTATAACGAATTGTTcgagagaaaatttcaaagtccgagataataaaaatgaaactttccaaacataattaaaaccCCGTCTAAAGAATATCGAAAAGTATTCAAAACATTTAGCACGATCCACAACTTTATAATCAAGATAAAAGGAAATTATAAACAGAATAAAGGGATtgctttttaattaatggaaaaagaaaaaaaaaagtatccAAAGTTTTTAACAGAAGGAACCCAGATTTTATAAGAAAgcgatgaacacaaaaaaaaaaaaaaaaaaaaaaaaaaaaaaaaaaaaaaaaaaaaaaaaaaaaaaaaNaaaaaaaaaaaaaactaatttagataaatttacagtaaatctccaaaattactttttatttatttatttattttaagcttCAATTTCGAACCTTGAATATTTAATGGATCCCATCGATATGTCGATCTCGATCAAATTCTCCTCCTCGTTGATGTCGTTAATTTCAGCCAACAGCTCCACAagattcttcttcctcttcagcTTTTGAAACTCAAACGACATGTCGTCtttgtcgtcgtcgtcgtcatcggACTTATGGCTGACGTAATGTCGGGTCGGGAGAGCGATTTCAATCAAACTTTCCTCGTCAGAAATGGAACCATCATCAGACCGGTAAATGTTTTTCGCCGTTGACCGGTCAAAAAACGGCCACTCCACTTCAGATTCCTCGGTGGTCGTGAAATTATCATCGGCACATTCACTTTCCGACAGCAAATCCACAGTAGGAGCTGACGCCGACGAGAAATTCCGGTGATCGGAGGAGAGAAAGGTTAGttctttctgttcttcttcttgttgttgGTGTAAAGATTTGTGAAGCGGAAATGGGTTTGTTTTGGAGattgaaaaataaagcatGGACATAATTAAAGCTGTGAAAGTAAGTAAAAAAGATGAGAAGAATCTTATAAATCccaaaaaacccaaagagaggagaaaaaaagtaagaacaaTGAAGAACGATAATGGGTTTTTCATAGGAGTAgccatttgatcttcaaatgtGATTTTGAGCTTCATAGatccaaaaaaattgaagctttTTGGGTTTCAATCGAAAAAGTTTGAAGCTTTATGAACAAGTGATGAAATGGAGAAATGGGtatgaaatggaagaaaaaccCCATTGTTAATGGGGgaagaaattagggtttttgtaTAGAAATTAGAGGAAAGCCATGTGCAGATCTCTGAGCTTACCACATGGCGGTTTCCCTCCCAAACTCTTGTTTCAATGCATTACAAAATAACCCAAATAACAAAACAGAGATGAACCAttattataatctttttttttttctctgaatctgtcattttttttttttaatatactaaaaaagtttgaatcttttaCCGAACAACAAGAAACTACTAGTTGGCGTTCGGGGCGTTGAGTTGAGTTACGAAGTTTGAGTTTAAAAAGCGTGTGTAGACGGGAAACAATCGAGAAATGGTGGGTTGAATGTATTGAAATGTATAGatctaaatatttcttaaaaagtttcaatattTCACATGGCTTTTCTGTACGAGTCCCATATACCAATCCATGAAACGAAATCGTTTGATGATGAGTTTTGTTATGTCATACCTATTGGGAattgttgagagggagtcCCTTAAGagaatgattatgagtttatgaGTAGGGAACACATattgtactttgttcgagagctctaaAGAGAGgaatcgagcctcgattaaggggaggagGCTGTCCGAGGGCTACATAGTCTTCaggggagggagtcccacattggttaattaagAAGACGATCGTGGATTTATAAGTAGGTAAAaagtaaaaccatgagagcttatgttgaaagtggacgatatcatatcattattgaGGTTCATGATTCTTTTGCCGAACTTCGATTCAAGATGGGTGGCGACGTTTTGTTGAAAGTTTGTAGCTTTAGGGACCAGCTCGAGTTAAATTCAAGATTCTGATATGTAAAATATATGGAGATGTAATGATGATTTTGAGTAGTCTTTTGTCTTCTATGCCATAAGTATGTCGCTACCAAACACAAACCAAAGCTTTTTTTAGGGTCTCCCATGGCCGCCCGGCTGCCCCCCGGTGGGGCACTTTGGCTTAAGCTCGCCTCAAATTCATGCCCTTCTAATCATTCTCATTGCCCAACTTCAATtctacgttttttttttcctatttgaatgaaaaaaaataaaaataaaagttcgatacgtaaattttttaatatttattatgagaCAGTCACGTTGTGAAGACTTCATTAAAATCTTTGTCGAGTTATATAAATTTCTTGTCAACTCGATAACAACCTTATCGATATAAATTTCCCTacgaaagagagttttggagaaagaggaaaaaaacagaggcaagttgttttgtttttgtatgttTTGTGTGATCGGAAGGACCTTTTCATCGAGTGAAAGGGTACAAGTGAAGAAGGGAACTGGagtatatatctatatctatatatatatatatattatattcacGGGATGAGTGCGGAGATTCATTACGcgtttaaacaaaaaaaattgaatgataatttttatttttcaatataatttttattaaaaaaattaaaatgtactaataaattcaataatattttataaataaaaaatataatataatattccaaaatttaaataagtagatttatttgtgtatttattaaataagtaaatacATGGGGTGTGGGGCAAGGTTGGAGATGGTGACGGAAAATGTAATCTCCGTCCTCGAACTAGTTTAGCCAACGATAAGAAATCTTTTCTAGCTTTTTCAGTCTTCGGTCTAATTTAGCTAATGGTAAGAAATCTCTCCAGactttttctctaatttctcGTGTGAATTCACATCCAGTGGTTATGAAAAGACGTCAGATTATGACATCTGCAAGAACATAGACTACACTAAATAAACTCATACATTAGCATAACCACGTCGAGCTAACCTTCGATGGATCGatttattgttattgaataatgCTGGATctttctcaaaagaaaaaaagaaaaaaagagagaggagTTGAGGCCACTTGTCGGCCAATTGGACAAATAAAGCAGTGCCAATGGCACatgaaaaccctaattagGGTTTGGAAGTTGAGAAATTAGGGCTTGAAAGAAGGAAATGTGATTAAGAAAACCAGCAAGCTGCGTTGGGGGTTGTGATTTGGGAATGTTTTAGATGCCAATTTCGATTCATCAAAGTGGGAGGGGACCATATCTTGgtttctgaaattttcttcttaatataaagtttttctacattatatttttttaatataaagtttttctacattatatttgtttaccataaagtttttttctttattatttttcttggatAACTCGTTTACTTCccatcttttcctttctttattcCACAACTTGTTTACTTCATCTTTCCTCACTAATTTATCCATTACAACCCTAACGTCGTGACCtaagatcaaaatcaagacCCGAACATCATACCCATTTCAAAATCCATCAATATGGCTATCATAGAGTCTCCTCTAAGACCTATGAACCCCGCAAACCGCCTCTTTCTCTATAGCCCTTGAACAATTTGTCTAAtgacatgactaaattaagGGCATGCTCTAATACCctattaggaatcacgaacctccaaaatggtatgatattatccacttttagCATAgactctcatgactttactttcgatttctccaaaaggtctcattcctatagccaacgtgggactgttcttccaacaatcttcaacaaatAATACgtcacattttttaaagtatcCATGACGTGTTATGGCTGAatcagcaaaaataaaaatatacgaactttgatattaaattcaaaagctAACCATactttataatgtttttttttaagtttagtgCTCACTTGTCTAAAGTAAGAGCTTACATCACCCACTAATTATATGACTATGGTTCATCAATGTCCAAAACTTATTTAAAGTCACAACATTAATTTGTAGCTTAGTCTATATTCTATACAcattaaaaactttataagaTAATGTTTTGTGGGGTTTGGACATATTTTTCAACTACGCCTACcatccatttattattattattataaaatattattttatttaatttttttttcacccaAGTAATTTTAAACCTACGGTCAGAGAATATTAATTTACATTAAGCGTGGTTGAcaatctccaaaagaaaaaataaatttaaaaataataaaaataaaaaaagtatatattatgtaatatgaattaaattattattacgtCAATATCAAGgacaatttaaaatgtttttatttaatttgagtttCTTGGAGCGATTAAATAGTTGGCatgcaataaaaaatttaaaataattatatgaatgTATTTTCCCTTACttcaaaaatcatttttttatttactaaaattaaaaaattatcattaaaatttgaCGGCACAGACAATTTACACTAATGTTTCCCTACCGACCAACTTAACCTACAATTGTCGCAATTATATAAACAACTTTTAAATCATTTTGCTCATTACCCTAagattcattttgatttttttccccACGTTTAATTGATATGATTATACCCGACACATAGCCGGTAGAGGAAATGTGTTCAAGTTCATACATATCTGAGATCTGATAACCCAACGACAGATAATCAAAACCCTTGAATAAAATACAcattttgttcgacacttgagaaATTTACTGACATGAttatgataccatgttagaaatcacgactctccataatgatatgatgttatccactttaagtataagctcgtattattttacttttgatttctctaaaatgcattttaaatgTCTCTAAATAGAGCCCAGATATAACTGATACATTAGTTCCTAAAACATTACCAAAATTAACGACCATACGACACTAAGAATCACATTAATATACATGAATCTCTATAgttttaatttacattttttaaaaataaatcacatCAACACTCAAAAGCCTTAATATGcaagattaaaaattaattacggTAATGAggtgaataatttaaaagattatgcAATAATGACCCTGGATTCCCTTTGTCATTTTAGcaccaaaattataataatccaagaaagaggaaatttattaaataaataaataaaacttaaatgagttttttttttttttttttttttttttttttttNtttatttgaattttgaacgaAGAATTCGAAGTTAAGGGTACCGGAACTAAAAGACAAAAGTTGTTGCAATTGTCAACAAGGGTAAAAGAGTAAAAACAGTAAAGGGTGACGTGTTGAGATTTGATTGGTTCCCAACCACAACTGTATATGAGAAAACTAAGAAGCTTTTAATTATGATTCATtagcaaataataataataataataataataataataataataataataataaaggtttattaatttataaaatgagCATCATTATAAATAAAGTTCACCCCTTGGTATCTTCCAAACTCATTGGAGGTTAAAAACGCGCCCTTTCTCAAGTTCTTAGGTCTAATTTGTAgagtaaaaaggaaaaaaaaaaaaaaaaaaaaaaaaccccaaaaagaaaaagggaaaattgggAGTGTTCTTGAGGAGGGGGAGGAgtaggagaaagaaagagtgtggtggtggtggtggagagaTTGCAGTGCCGATTTGAGTGTTTTTTGTCACTTAAAATCGTGTAATATGTAGAGCTCAAGACCATGGTGCGTTCATTTCTTCACTCAATTCTCGATTTGGGTGCTTCTTTTTCTGCAATTCATCCTCATAATTGGGTATCTAACCTAACTCCATGTTTCTCCAACTTGCCTctgttcctttcttttcacttttcttcttcaaatcttGCCTTTACTGTGATGACCTGTGCTTTGTCTCTAAGTGATTTCCCCTCCGTATACACTAATTTTGGGTTCTTCCGATTGAAATCTCAACTGGGTTTTGCTTTGTTTCTCAGATGGAGACGACCCTTTTGCTGAATTGAATTATGAGAACACGACGAAGTGTAGAGAAGCTATTTTTTTGGTATCCTGCTCATAGGTTTTCCGAGCCCATACTTGAGTTTTCTGTGCGTTTTGTTCAAATTCATCCGACGCCTTTCATCTCCCCACCCCCCACAGGTAATTTCTTAAGAATCTGGAatctgggttttgtttttcccCCTTCAAACAGAGCCAATATATGTATGCATGCCTATAAGAATCTGGGTTTTGTTCTTCACTGATTTTCTCTGCCACTTTATATGAATTCTGATGTTTGAACAGTATTAGCTTGTGTGTAAGTGTTTGTGGCAGAATTCAAGGATGAAGcacaatttttccttttagtttCTGAGTACTTAATGATTTGGATTACCTTTTTGAGGTTGAGTAGCAGGCGTTTGAACGTTAAAGGTTATTATACAATGAATAATGAGGGAGTGTCCAACATACCAAGGACATCTGTGAAGATCTCATGGAACCATGGAGGGAAGCAAGTGGCTATTATTGGATCATGGGATAACTGGGAGACAAGGTACTACTTTGCAGCTAAGATGTTTGATTCTGGACATGTTTTTTTGTCTAATACAGAACATTTTATCTCCttatgttagggagatgttaCAGAGCTTAGGAAAAGAATTTGTTATTATCAAGACACTCCCCTCAGGGATCTACCATTATCGTTTCATGGTTGATGGATGGTTGACATGTGCTCCTGATTTGCCTTGGGTTTGTGATGATTCTGGAAATTCTTACAATGTTCTTGACTTGATGGTAATTCTCGACTTCGACTTTTATATTCTCGGTTAATATAATTAACGCCCTGTATATTTGTTTGGGATAAGTTGTCTTTGCATGATTCCATGATCATGTCCTTGAAAAGATATTTGATTTGGCCTGGGCTTTTCTCTAGAATGTCAAACTTTTGATTGAGTTTTAGATTTTCCCAATTCAAAGAGCAATCTAATAGGTTTGTAAAGCTTGGAAGATTAGAGTATCtgtaatggtccaagcccaccgctagcaaatattgtctgggcttaggttgttacaaatagtatcaaagctagacaccggatgatgtgtcagcgagtaggctgagccccaaagggaggtggacacgagacggtgtgccagcttTGGTGCGTGgattggggagtcccacatcgattggagaaggggacgagtgctagcgaggacgctggatttcgatgggggtggattgtgatatcccatgtcggttggagaggagaacgaaacatttctttataagggtgtggaaacctctccctaggagacgcattttaaaaaccttgaggggaagctcgaaagggaaagcccaaaaaagacaatatttgctagtggtaggcttgggctgttaccgTATCTATCAAAATGACAAATGTAGATTCTGGGGGGTTACT
The Cucurbita pepo subsp. pepo cultivar mu-cu-16 chromosome LG16, ASM280686v2, whole genome shotgun sequence genome window above contains:
- the LOC111777891 gene encoding uncharacterized protein LOC111777891, whose product is MKLKITFEDQMATPMKNPLSFFIVLTFFLLSLGFLGFIRFFSSFLLTFTALIMSMLYFSISKTNPFPLHKSLHQQQEEEQKELTFLSSDHRNFSSASAPTVDLLSESECADDNFTTTEESEVEWPFFDRSTAKNIYRSDDGSISDEESLIEIALPTRHYVSHKSDDDDDDKDDMSFEFQKLKRKKNLVELLAEINDINEEENLIEIDISMGSIKYSRFEIEA